The Dehalogenimonas sp. 4OHTPN genome window below encodes:
- a CDS encoding PDGLE domain-containing protein, giving the protein MTPRKWWLIGLGAALLLATLSPLASGSPDGLERVAEDNGFIEKASDAPFQIIADYVFPGVENETLATILAGWFGVLVMFGAVYAIGWIITRSRRSTP; this is encoded by the coding sequence ATGACCCCCAGAAAGTGGTGGCTCATCGGCCTCGGCGCCGCCCTGCTGCTGGCGACGCTGTCGCCGCTGGCATCCGGTTCCCCCGACGGCCTCGAGAGAGTCGCCGAGGATAATGGATTCATCGAAAAGGCGAGCGACGCCCCATTCCAGATAATCGCCGACTACGTCTTCCCTGGCGTCGAGAATGAAACCCTAGCAACCATTCTGGCGGGATGGTTCGGTGTATTGGTCATGTTCGGCGCAGTTTACGCAATCGGATGGATAATCACCCGGTCTCGCCGTTCAACTCCGTAA
- a CDS encoding energy-coupling factor ABC transporter permease, with protein MHIPDGFLNMTTVAAAGVISAGGLGAAVKIAAKKIGEKQVPLMGMLAAFIFAAQMLNFPVAGGTSGHLIGAALCAILIGPWAGVIIMSAVLIAQALIFQDGGLAALGANILNMGILAVFGAYFIFRAAAAMLGDGRWAKLTGAAIAGWVSVMVASLAAAVELAASGMSAFEVVGPAMLAVHALIGIGEGLITVLVVSAVMASRADVLQLERI; from the coding sequence ATGCACATTCCCGATGGTTTTTTGAATATGACCACTGTGGCCGCCGCCGGCGTGATCTCCGCCGGAGGTCTCGGCGCGGCGGTGAAGATCGCCGCCAAAAAAATCGGCGAGAAGCAGGTGCCGCTGATGGGTATGCTGGCGGCCTTCATCTTCGCCGCCCAGATGCTTAACTTCCCGGTTGCCGGCGGCACATCGGGCCACCTCATCGGAGCGGCGCTGTGCGCCATTCTCATCGGGCCGTGGGCTGGGGTCATCATCATGTCCGCTGTTCTCATCGCCCAGGCGCTGATCTTCCAGGACGGCGGGCTGGCGGCCCTGGGCGCCAACATCCTCAATATGGGAATCCTGGCCGTGTTCGGGGCTTATTTCATCTTCCGGGCGGCGGCGGCGATGCTCGGCGACGGGCGCTGGGCAAAACTCACCGGCGCCGCCATTGCCGGCTGGGTCTCGGTGATGGTTGCCTCGCTGGCAGCCGCTGTCGAGCTGGCGGCATCGGGTATGTCTGCCTTCGAGGTCGTCGGCCCGGCAATGCTGGCCGTTCACGCTCTCATAGGCATCGGAGAGGGGTTGATTACCGTCCTGGTGGTTTCGGCTGTTATGGCCTCCCGCGCTGACGTGCTGCAATTGGAGCGGATATGA
- a CDS encoding Fur family transcriptional regulator — MSCTTILKAKGYRLTPQRRIILDILHAEGAHLTADAIYEQVKDKVDGVNRSTVYRTLELLEGLGLAVKADIGGSHVYHHAEEGHHHHLKCRKCGKVVELSEEALAPLAQALRKKHGFEADLHHHVITGLCADCR; from the coding sequence ATGAGTTGCACTACTATACTTAAGGCTAAGGGTTACCGGCTGACGCCGCAGCGGCGGATTATCCTGGACATCCTCCACGCCGAAGGGGCGCATCTGACCGCCGATGCTATTTACGAGCAGGTCAAGGATAAAGTTGATGGCGTCAACCGCTCCACGGTGTACAGGACCCTGGAACTCCTCGAAGGCTTGGGTCTGGCGGTCAAGGCCGACATCGGCGGCAGTCACGTCTACCACCACGCCGAGGAAGGCCACCATCATCACCTCAAGTGTCGGAAGTGCGGCAAGGTGGTTGAATTGTCAGAGGAAGCCCTGGCGCCTTTGGCCCAGGCGCTGCGAAAGAAACACGGTTTCGAGGCGGACCTCCACCACCACGTCATCACCGGCCTGTGCGCCGATTGCCGGTAA